Within the Thermococcus sp. CX2 genome, the region CTCGACCTCAACCCCGACCGATTTGGCGACATCGTCTCCCATGGCCGAAGCACTCAGGTCCCACCTCTTGAGCACGAAGTAGGCAAAAACGGGAAGGAAGATGGCAAACATTATTCCATCTTCCCTCCACGTCGCCCTGCCAAGGTCGCCGAAGCTCCAGTAGACCATTGCAGCCAGCTGCAGCTCGTCGGCGAAGTACTGGACGAGTGTCGTTAGGGCCACAAAGAGGGAGCTCATGGCCACTCCGGCGAGAATTATGGCCTCAGGACTGAGGCCTTTGAGTTTGGCTAGGGCAAGGATAACCGCGGTAGCACTTATCGCCCCGAGAAAGGCGAAGATAACCACCGCGTAAGGGTTGTTGAGTGAAATCCTGCCCGAGCTTTCCGCATAGCCAGCACCGAGGAGTATCGCCAGAGAGGCGCCGAACATCGCCCCGTGAGAAACGCCCATCGTGAACGGAGTGGCTAGAGGGTTCCTGAGGAAGCCCTGCATGACCGCTCCGGCTATGGCAAGGGAAGCCCCCACGAGAAGTGCCGCGACAATCCTCGGCAGGCGGATGTTCCAGATGACGAGCTTAGAGCTCTCGCTCCCGTTACCGAGAAGGGCATCGATGACCTCCCGGACTGAGAGGCTGTAGGCTCCGTTTGCCAGAGAGTAGAGACTAACCAGGATGAGAAGGAAAAGAAGGGAGAAGCCTATGAGCCACCTCCTGGCAACGTAGCCCTCGTAGTCCATGGCCATCACGGTGAAGTAGGCAGTGAGTACTTAACGGTTCCGTTGGCGAGGTCGATCTTTCCAAAGCCGCCGAACTGCTCGGCCATCTCCTTATAGACGGGCTTTCCGACGAGGAAGGTGTATATCTCGTCGGCCTTCTCGGCGGGGTCTATGTCTTCAAAGCGGTCCGGATAGAGAACCGTGCCGATGAAGTAGGCATCCGCTAAAGCGGTTCCGATGTTGGTAGTGTAGAAGTTGTACGGAAGGATTCCGTAAACGTTGCCCTCCTTAACGGCCTTGAGCGAGTTGTAGAAGTCTGGGTCCTTGCTGTAGTCGTCAAGAACGAGCTTTAAGCCACCTTCGTCGATGAAGATGTAGTCGGGGTTCCACTCCAGGAGCTTCTCCTTGTCGATGAACTTGTGACCCTCGCCGAGCTCATCGGCAACGTTCTTTGCGTGGAGAACCACGAAGGGCGGATAATCAGCCTCGGTGCTCTCTATGCCGTGGGCTCCCTTGTAGCCTATTCCCCCAACGTAAACAGCCGGGCTTTCAACGTTCTCAGTGCGCTTCGTGAGGTCGTCCTGAATGCCCTTGATGAAGTTGATGACCTCCTTGGCGCGCTCCTCCTTTCCGAGTATCTTTCCAGCAAGCTCGAGAGACCTGAAGAGCTCCTCGTCCTCGAAGGTAGCTAATTGGCCATAGCTGAGGACAACGACTGGAATGCCGGTCTTCTCCTGAATATCGTCGGCGGTCTTGGCATCGACGTAGGTGATGAATATCACGTCAGGCTTGAGCTTAACCAGTGCTTCCAAATCGGGAAGCTTTCCTGGGCCACCCGGCCCTATGGTGGGCAGCTCCTTGAGCTCGGGATGGGCGATTATGTAGGGCCTGCCGTAGTTATAGCGCTTCTCGAAGTCCTCCACGCCCACCACCATGTCGCTCGCGTTGAGATAGACGATGAGCCTGAGTGCACCCGGCCCAGCGGCGACGATGCTTTCAACTTTTTCTGGAACTTTGACTTCCCTTCCGAGCATGTCAGTGACCGTTACATACGCCGGAGTTTGAGTTGAGCTCTGAGTCGGGCTTTGGCTTGTGTTGCCTATACACCCGCTTATTGGAACGAGGAGCAGTATCAAGAGAAAAGCAAGAACCCTCCTCATCTCAGCACCCCCTCATATAGTCGTTGGCTTCCACTATACCCCTACCTATGAGCGCGTGGTATCTCTCACCAGCACAGCGGAGGCAGAAGGGCTCGTCGTTAATGTAGACCACCCTCGTCGCCATAACCAGTTCCCCGCAGCGGGAGCAGCGAACGCTCTCGAAGATGGGGGCCTGCTCAACAGGCGGAACCTTAACGCGCTCGATTTTGAACTCCTCCCTCGGGAGGTGGAGCATGGTTTTTGCCATCTCCTCCCACAGCTCCCAAAGGCGCTCCCTTTCCTCCTCAGTCCCCCTCCGCTCCTTGACAACCTTGTTAAAGAGCTCGGTCGCCTCTGGGGGGTAGTACTTCCTCAGCCTTTCGGCGTCTGCGTAAACCCTGACTCCCTCCCATGTGGAGCGCTTGACCAGTGTTAGGGCCGTTTTGCCGAGGTCGAGGTATACCAGGGAGTTGTTCCCGAGGGTGCAGCCCGTTGTAACCTGAACGCCATCTGTGAAGCAGCTGTTGACCTCGACTATGGCCAAGACGGACTCATCGACACTGCTGGAGTAGTCAAGCCTGCCAACGCCGAGCTCTTCCATGGCTATCAACGATGCCCTTATTCCAAGGGCCAAATAGGGGCAGACGTGACCGTGAAATTCCCTTGCGATTTCGAGGATTCCCTCCGCGTTGCGCTCCTCCACGAGGCGGTTGAGCGCGAGCATGGTATCACCGAGCTCCAATACAGTAACACATTTTTAATCCTTTTTGAATCTTGGTGTTATCAACCTTTGGTTGCGGCAGGTTTTTAATGAAGAACTATTCATACATGAACGGTGATAGTATGAGGATAGCTGTACCCATCAAGGACGATAGCGGCCTCGAAAGCGAGGTCTGCGAGCATTTCGGAAAGGCCAGATACTTCGTCTTCGTTGATCTTGAGGATGGAGAGATCAAGGGCTCTGAGGTCGTTCAGGTGCCCTTCGAGGAGCACAGCCCTGGAGACCTGCCAGAGTTCATCAAACAACACGGGGGAGAGATGGTTCTCGCTTACGGCATGGGTAGACGGGCCATCGCATACTTCAACGCCATGGGGGTTCAGGTAATCACTGGTGTGAGCGGAAAAGTTAGAGATGTTCTCGAAGGGCTCGCCAAGGGCACGCTGAAGGCCGACCCCGACTGGAGAAGCAAAGGAGACTTTGGAAGACACGAGTTCTGAACCTTCTGTTTTGGCAAGGTTTTTATATGAAATTTTTTTCATTTGTTTTGGTGATATGTGTGAAGCTGAACGTGAAGGATTTTGCTCCAAGCTGGTTCGCCAGTGTTATGGGCACCGGAGCGTTAGCTTTGGTGAGCAAAGCGTACTCCTCAAAGCTTTCAGCCCTGGGGAGCTTCGCAGAGTTACTCGTTTATCTGAACACCGGGCTCTTCCTCGTCCTGCTCGTCCCATGGGTTCTCCGCTGGGTTAAATACCGCGAGAACGCGCTTGCGGATTTACACCATCCCATCCTCTGCAACTTCTACGGGACGATAGCAATAGCGATGCTCGTGCTCTCGGCCGATTACCTGACTGTCTTCGGGAACACGAAGGTAGCGTGGCTCTTTTGGCTTGCTGGGACTCCACTAACGGTGTTCTTTGCCCTGCTGATTCCCTACATGGTCTTCACGGGCGACGGAGTTGATACAGAGGCCATAACACCGGCCTGGTTCATTCCGCCGGTGGGGCTGATAGTAATCCCGATAAGCGGGGCAAAGCTTATGACTCTGACCAGCGGGGCTGCTAGAGAGCTAATGACCTTTATCAACTACTTTGCTTGGGGCTCGGGCTTCTTCCTGTATCTAGCCCTGTTTGCGATAGTCATGTACAGACTTATAACCCACGAGCCCATGCCCTGCGGCATAGCGCCGTCGATATGGATAAACCTCGGTCCAATTGGCGCCGGAACCTCAACGCTCTACGCCCTCATCAAAGCCTCGGACTTCGTAACGGCCAAGGAAGCCTTTCTGACCTTTGGACTGCTCTTCTGGGGCTTCGGCGTCTGGTGGTTCATCATGGCCGTCTTGCTGACCATCCACTACATCAGAAAGCTCAATCTGCCCTATAGTTTAGCCTGGTGGGCCTTCATATTCCCCCTTGGTGCCTACGTGAGCGCCACATACAACGTGGGGACGACCTTTGGAATAGGCGCCATCACGGACTTCGGCTTCGCCATCTACTGGCTCCTCCTGGCCATGTGGACTGTAACGGGGGTCAGAACCCTTGGGCACGTGCTCTCCGAGTGACAGGGATAAAGTATAAGTGTTTCAGCCCCTCCTTAAATACATGGACGAGAACACCAAAGTTGCACTCACGCTTTCCCTATTGTCTCCCTTTTTCGCCGAAGTGCTCAGCGGCTCCACGCCTCCCCTCGATCGATTAACCCTCTGACATTCCTTTCCCTCTGGGCATACCACGGCGGTGGGATTTCGTGGGTGAGGAAGAATATCTGAGGTTCGTGCTCCTCAGGGCTGTTTACGGTACAGTTGAGTCGAGTCCGTTCTCGGGATAGCAAGCTTTGCATACCTCTTCAAAAAGAGAGCCAAGCACAGCCAGAACAAGAAGTGTAGGAAGGAGCATAAATAGGGACTTCTCTGTTAGCCCCTGCATATAACCCCATCGTCCCCGCAGCGGTTCACCTCGAGTTGAACCGTTACGTGGGTTATGCCGTGTCTTTTAAGGCGCTCCTCAATCTCGTCGATTATCCTCTGGGCCTCGCTCACGGGCATATCGTTGACCTCAACGTGGCACTCAAAGTGTATCTCCCTCTCTCCTATGCGCCACGCGTGGAAGTGGTGGGCGTTCTTCACGCCGGGAATAGACTCAATCTCCGCCTTGATGGCATGGAAGTCGAGCTCAGGCGATGCCTCCATGAGAACCTCGACGCTTTCCTTCAGTATCTCGTAGCCCTCACGGAGGATGTAGAGGGAAATGAGTACGGTAACGAGGGGATCGATCCAGATGAGGTCGTAGTATCTTATGGCCAGACCGCCGGCCACTACTGCCACCGAAGACAGCGTGTCGCTCACGAGATGAAGGTAAGCGGAGCGGACGTTGATGCTCTCGTGGGCGTGCTCGTGGAGGAGGAGAACGGAGAGAAGGTTCGCCAGAAGTCCAATAACCGCCACCACAAGCATGAGGCCGGTGTCTATAGGATTGGGATCCCTGAATCGCTTGTAGGCCTCCACGAGCAGGAAGAGGGCAACGCCGACGAGGACGGCAGAGTTGACAAAGGCGACGAGTATCTCGGCCCTCTTGTAGCCAAAGGTGTACTTCTCGTTCCTCTCGCGTTCGCCGATTCTTATTGCTATGTAGCTCGCTAAAAGACTCATCGCGTCGCTGAAGTTGTGGAGCGAGTCGCTCAGGAGAGCTAAACTCCCGGAGAGGATTCCTCCTATGACCTCGGCGAGCGTTATTACGAAGTTCAGAACTATGGAGAAGACAATCCTGGATTTCATGCCCTCGTGGGAGTGGTCGTGTACCATTCCCCTCCCCAGAAGCAGTCGGGGGAGAGGCTTAAAAGCATTTTGAGGCCAAAATTGGGAAGTTCCAAGTGAAAGATAACGTAAACATAACGTTGGAAACTCAACACTTTTTAAGGGAACTACCCAGAAAGTTAGCGGTGATACCATGCACGAGTGGGCTCTGGCTGATGGAATAGTTAGGACCGCCCTCGACTACGCCCAAAGGGAGGGCGCAAAAAAGCTTCTGGCAATCCAGGTAGTCCTCGGAGAGCTCCAGGATGTCAACGCCGAGATAGTCGAGTTTGCCATGAGGGAACTCCTCAAGGGCACCATAGGAGAAGGAGCCGAGATAGAGTTCATCGAGGAAGAGGCAGTCTTCAGGTGCAGGAGCTGCGGCCACGAGTGGAAGCTCAAGGAAGTCAGGGACAGATTTGACGAACGCATAAAAGAGGACATACACTTCATTCCAGAGGTTGTTCACGCCTTTTTAGCGTGTCCGAAGTGCGGTAGCCACGATTTCGAAGTCATCCAGGGCAGGGGAGTTTACATAAGCGGGATAAAAATCGAGAAGGAGGGAGAGGCATGATAGCCATAGACCCCCGCGTCAAGGGCATAGAGGCGAGGCTCGAAAGGGTGGAGCGGATAATCCCAGTTGTCAGCGGCAAGGGTGGCGTTGGAAAGTCCCTAACCGCGACAACTCTCGCCCTCGTTCTTGCCGAGAAGGGCTACAAAGTTGGCCTCCTCGACCTCGACTTCCACGGGGCGAGCGACCACGTAGTCCTCGGCTTCGAGCCGAAGGAGTTCCCGGAGGAGGACAGGGGCGTCGTTCCTCCGACGGTTCACGGAATAAAGTTCATGAGCATTGTGTACTACTCAGAGGATAAGCCAACCCCCATGAGGGGAATGGAGGTAAGCGACGCTCTCATAGAGCTCCTCACCATAACGCGCTGGGATGAGCTGGACTACCTCATCATTGATATGCCTCCAGGTCTGGGAGATCAGTTCCTCGACGTGCTGAGGTTCCTTAAGGGAGGAGAATTCATCGTCGTTGCAACGCCGTCAAAGCTGGCCCTCAACGTAGTGAGGAAGCTGATAGAGCTCCTCAAGGAGGAGAAGCACAAGGTCGTTGGTGTTATCGAGAACATGAAACTAAACGATGAGAATGACGTGAAGGAGCTGGCGGAGAAGCTTGACGTCCCGTACTTAGCAGGGATTCCGTTCTACACTGACCTGGAGGAGAAGATAGGGAAACCAGAGGAGCTCCTGAAGACGAAGTTCGCGGAAAAGATAAGGGAAGTGGCAGAGAAGCTCT harbors:
- a CDS encoding iron ABC transporter permease encodes the protein MDYEGYVARRWLIGFSLLFLLILVSLYSLANGAYSLSVREVIDALLGNGSESSKLVIWNIRLPRIVAALLVGASLAIAGAVMQGFLRNPLATPFTMGVSHGAMFGASLAILLGAGYAESSGRISLNNPYAVVIFAFLGAISATAVILALAKLKGLSPEAIILAGVAMSSLFVALTTLVQYFADELQLAAMVYWSFGDLGRATWREDGIMFAIFLPVFAYFVLKRWDLSASAMGDDVAKSVGVEVERVRLISTFLAALITAVSVAFVGVIGFVGLIAPHAIRLIVGGDYRFLIPLSALTGALLLLAADTVARLAFSPMILPVGVVTSFLGAPTFIYLLIRMEGRR
- a CDS encoding iron ABC transporter substrate-binding protein, coding for MRRVLAFLLILLLVPISGCIGNTSQSPTQSSTQTPAYVTVTDMLGREVKVPEKVESIVAAGPGALRLIVYLNASDMVVGVEDFEKRYNYGRPYIIAHPELKELPTIGPGGPGKLPDLEALVKLKPDVIFITYVDAKTADDIQEKTGIPVVVLSYGQLATFEDEELFRSLELAGKILGKEERAKEVINFIKGIQDDLTKRTENVESPAVYVGGIGYKGAHGIESTEADYPPFVVLHAKNVADELGEGHKFIDKEKLLEWNPDYIFIDEGGLKLVLDDYSKDPDFYNSLKAVKEGNVYGILPYNFYTTNIGTALADAYFIGTVLYPDRFEDIDPAEKADEIYTFLVGKPVYKEMAEQFGGFGKIDLANGTVKYSLPTSP
- a CDS encoding FmdE family protein; this encodes MLALNRLVEERNAEGILEIAREFHGHVCPYLALGIRASLIAMEELGVGRLDYSSSVDESVLAIVEVNSCFTDGVQVTTGCTLGNNSLVYLDLGKTALTLVKRSTWEGVRVYADAERLRKYYPPEATELFNKVVKERRGTEEERERLWELWEEMAKTMLHLPREEFKIERVKVPPVEQAPIFESVRCSRCGELVMATRVVYINDEPFCLRCAGERYHALIGRGIVEANDYMRGC
- a CDS encoding NifB/NifX family molybdenum-iron cluster-binding protein, producing MRIAVPIKDDSGLESEVCEHFGKARYFVFVDLEDGEIKGSEVVQVPFEEHSPGDLPEFIKQHGGEMVLAYGMGRRAIAYFNAMGVQVITGVSGKVRDVLEGLAKGTLKADPDWRSKGDFGRHEF
- the tdt gene encoding tellurite-resistance/dicarboxylate transporter, producing the protein MKLNVKDFAPSWFASVMGTGALALVSKAYSSKLSALGSFAELLVYLNTGLFLVLLVPWVLRWVKYRENALADLHHPILCNFYGTIAIAMLVLSADYLTVFGNTKVAWLFWLAGTPLTVFFALLIPYMVFTGDGVDTEAITPAWFIPPVGLIVIPISGAKLMTLTSGAARELMTFINYFAWGSGFFLYLALFAIVMYRLITHEPMPCGIAPSIWINLGPIGAGTSTLYALIKASDFVTAKEAFLTFGLLFWGFGVWWFIMAVLLTIHYIRKLNLPYSLAWWAFIFPLGAYVSATYNVGTTFGIGAITDFGFAIYWLLLAMWTVTGVRTLGHVLSE
- a CDS encoding cation diffusion facilitator family transporter — encoded protein: MVHDHSHEGMKSRIVFSIVLNFVITLAEVIGGILSGSLALLSDSLHNFSDAMSLLASYIAIRIGERERNEKYTFGYKRAEILVAFVNSAVLVGVALFLLVEAYKRFRDPNPIDTGLMLVVAVIGLLANLLSVLLLHEHAHESINVRSAYLHLVSDTLSSVAVVAGGLAIRYYDLIWIDPLVTVLISLYILREGYEILKESVEVLMEASPELDFHAIKAEIESIPGVKNAHHFHAWRIGEREIHFECHVEVNDMPVSEAQRIIDEIEERLKRHGITHVTVQLEVNRCGDDGVICRG
- the hypA gene encoding hydrogenase nickel incorporation protein HypA; this encodes MHEWALADGIVRTALDYAQREGAKKLLAIQVVLGELQDVNAEIVEFAMRELLKGTIGEGAEIEFIEEEAVFRCRSCGHEWKLKEVRDRFDERIKEDIHFIPEVVHAFLACPKCGSHDFEVIQGRGVYISGIKIEKEGEA
- a CDS encoding Mrp/NBP35 family ATP-binding protein — translated: MIAIDPRVKGIEARLERVERIIPVVSGKGGVGKSLTATTLALVLAEKGYKVGLLDLDFHGASDHVVLGFEPKEFPEEDRGVVPPTVHGIKFMSIVYYSEDKPTPMRGMEVSDALIELLTITRWDELDYLIIDMPPGLGDQFLDVLRFLKGGEFIVVATPSKLALNVVRKLIELLKEEKHKVVGVIENMKLNDENDVKELAEKLDVPYLAGIPFYTDLEEKIGKPEELLKTKFAEKIREVAEKL